The Amycolatopsis sp. QT-25 genomic sequence GATCGGTGCGCGATTCGCCTGCCGGCTCGCGGACTTTCGGCATCGCGACGAGGTGGGGGTCGGAGAATCCGGCGGCGAAGTCGTCGCGCTCGAGGCTGGTGGCGACGGGCAGGACGATGTCCGCGAGCTTGGCCGTCGTGTTCCACCAGGCTTCGTGCACCACCACTGTGTCGGGGATCTGCCAGGCGCGGGTTAACCGATGCAGATCCTGGTGATGGTGGAACGGGTTTCCCCCGCACCAGTAGATCAGGCGAAGCTCGGGCATGGTGAGCCGGCTGCCGTCGTAGTCGATGACTTCACCTGGGTGTAGCAGGGTGTCGGCGATCCTCGCGACAGGGATGAAGTCGGGAACGGGGTTGGGGACCGCGGGTATGGTCGCCACGAAAGGGCGGTCCGGGGCGACGCCTGTGGCGTCCATCGTCGCGTGACCCGCGCCCCAGCCGCAGCCGGGCCGACCGATCGAGCCCGCCATGGCGGCGAGTACTACGGACATCCAGATAGGTTGTTCGCCGTGGTCTGCCCGTTGCACGGCGTAGTTGACCATGATGAGTGACCGTTGGGTGGTGAGGCGGCGGGCGAGGTCGGTGATCGCGTCGCGACCGATGCCCGAGATCTTCGCCGCCCAGGCAGCGTCCTTCCGGATGCCGTCGAGCTCGCCGACCAGATAGGAGGCGAAGCGGTCGAATCCGACGCAGCACCGGCTCAGGAAATCCTCGTCGTGCCACCCGTTGACCAGTATCGTGTGTGCGATGCCGAGCATCGCGGCGGTGTCGGTGTTGGGAATGACGGGCAGCCACTCGGCGTCGAGGAAGCCGGCGGTATCGCTGCGGATAGGGCTGATGTTCACGAACCGCACCCCGGCCTCACGGCACCGGCGTTGCAGGTCCCGTGTCTGGTGCCTGGCCAACCCGCCGGGGTTGATCTGGCTGTTCTTGAGGGCCAGCCCGCCGAACGCCACCACGAGCTCACAGTTCCCGGCGATCTCGTCCCACATCGGCATCCGGCTCTGGTAGCTCCACGGATGGCCGCCGATCACATGGGGGAGGATGACCTCCAGAGCCGCGGTGCTGTAGGTGTTGCGGGAGTCGGTGTATCCCCCGCCCAGCGCCAGGAACCGGTGGAGTTGTCCCTGCGCGTGGTGGAACCTGCCCGCACTCGCCCAACCGTAGGATCCGCCGAACACCGCGCTGTCCCCGTGCTGTGACCGAACCCGGCGGAGTTCATCGCTCACCAGTGTGATCGCCTGGTCCCAGCTCACCTCCACGAAGGCGTCGGTGCCCCTGGCCGTGCCGTGGGCGCGAGGCTCGCCGTTCAGCCAGCCCTTGCGCACCGCGGGACGTAACACGCGAGCGCTGTCGTCGGCGGCCGTCACCATTCCGGGACCGATGGGCGACGGAGCGGGGTCATCGGGCCTCGGCTCGATGCGTATCAACCGGCCGGAATCGACCACGGCGACAAAACTGCCCCAGTGCGTCGCGACCGACATGCGTCGTTCCATCCTGCATCACCTCTGCCGCTGAAGTTTCCCGACCTCGGACAATGGTTGCTCATGCGGCCGGGAGGTGATGTAGTGCAAAAGAGGCCCACGCCGTCCGGCTAGCGAAAAAGAGTCGGTGTCGATCTGCGCGAGCGAGGACGCCTCCGCAAGGGGTCGCTCATCGACGGAGTCTCCGTCCCTGCCCTGCGGTGGGCCAGCGCTGTGTCACCCACGCTAGAGCCGACCGGCACGAAGGACGATGAATCGGGCAGGTCGTCCGGCAGCGACCGCCGTCCTCGTCCGTGACGATCTGCGTCGTCACGGCGACTCTTCCGCCCGACCAGATCCGCAGGTCGAGGGTTTCCCTACGGGGCTCGGATGCGGTGGTGCACAGGCAAGCCCTCAGCCGATGGTCCCAGGCACTCGCGCGCCTTCGCCGTGCGACCCGGTGTCCGGTCCGCTGCCCCGACCTCGGGTGCAGCGGGCCGGACGACACCGTGCGGCCGGTTACGCGGTGATCCTGCCGAACAGGTGGACCGCAGGTGCGTCCGGATCGTCGCCGAAGAAGAATTCCGCGACCGCCCGGTGGTACTCGGCGCGATCCAGTCCGCCCGAGCCGTCCAGGTCCAATGCGTTGAAGACCGCGGCACAGTCCTGCGAGGAGACGTTGCCCGTCAGGCCGAAGATCTCCGTGAATTCCTTCAGGTCGACCTTGTCGTCCCCGTCGAGGTCGATCAGGTCGAAGTAGCAGTCGGCCACGGGCCCGACCTGCTGCGGGTACAGGGCGGGATCGGCCAGCGCCCGCTGGAACCCCTCGGTCATCTCCCGGAGATCGACCTTCCCGTCTCCATCCTGATCCATCGGTGCGATCACATTGGTCCAGAACGCCTCCAGCCCCTCGACGAGCCGGCGGGCGGTCGCCGGCTGCTGCGCGGCATCACGGGCCGCGACGTAACGCTCACCCATCAGCCGGACGTCCTGACAGGTGATGACTCCGTCGCCGTCGACGTCGGCGCCCCTGAACCACTGGCGGTACTTGAGATCACGAATTCCAGTCACGACCACGCAACGTAGGCAGTCCGTTATGCGATTGTCTAGCGGCGCGGCCGCCAGGCAGGGGCGAATCATCCACCCGGATGACGGCCTCTCGCCCACCGGATCTGCCCGCCGCGTGCTGCCGAGTCCGATCGGGGAAGCAGGACCTATCGCCGTTCAGAGGACGCCGCTCCACTTGCTCCGGTCACCACCGCTTCCCGGTTCGGGACTGACCCTGAACATCGCCGAGCAACGACGCCGTGAACGCCGCTGCTGCGCCAGGTTCTGCGGGAGGTCGAGGACGCCGGTGACAACCTGGCGATGCGGGAGCCCGAGCTGCGGCTGCTCGCCGCTGGCGGTCACCGGCATCCGCAGTAACGCCGTGCTCGCCACAGGTGGCCGACCTGCACTACAACGGCGGCCGCCGGCGCCTGCGGTTTCGGAGTCGAGAGATCGTTCACGATGGGCTGGCGAGCATTCCTCTGCGCGGCGAACTGGTATCCACACCCACGGTCGAGTCTGCCATGCCCATTCGCGATGCGACGCACCTGAATGCATGAAGTCATGAGCGCATTACCTCATGCGTCCGACTGTAAGCGCTACCACCATTTTCGCAATTTTATCGGCGAGCCGATGCCGGTATCGCCGTCGCGGCTGTGTTGAGATGCGGTTTCCAGTCCGTGCATACAGAGTCCCGCATGAGCGGCGAGGTCGTGCCGGCTCGCGCAAGGCTGGCCTGTTGTGCTAGGCGCGGTGCAGTATGAGAGCCGGTGCCTGGAGCAGCACGGGCGCAGATGATCAGATCGAGGAGGTAGGCGTGTCGAAATTTTCGTACCGTGTCGCCAGAGTGATGACGGTGATGGCCGGCTGTGTAGTGATGGTTATGGGATTGACGAGCGTCGCCAGTGCCGCACCGGCAGCTCGAAATGGACGTTGCGAGGACGGCGAGTTCTGTCTGAACTACAACCTGAACTTGTCGGGTGCTGTTTCTGATTTCGTCACCTCCATTCGCAATTACGGTTCGACGCAGCCGACGTGCTACGAGTTCATAGGGCCCGGAGCTGGGGCGGGTCAATGCTTGAAGAACAAAGCGAAGTCGGCGCAGAATCGTTCCAGTAGGCCGGTGACCGTGTACTTCAACAGCGATTACGGTGGCGATTCCGAAGGGTTCGCACCAGGCGCAGCGCGTAACTTGAAGCCTGCACTCAGAAACAACGTGGCCAGCCACAGATTCGGCTGACAAGCCGGACGACCGGGGCGGTGTCGCCGCGGCCGAGTATCAGGTGGCGGAACAGGTGCGAGCGGATCGAGCTCGCATTGATGTCCGGTCCGAGGCATGCGCGCTCGTCGACGACACGTCCCGCGACCTCCCTCCGGTTGAAGCTTTCGGCATGGCCAGAGTCCTGTTCTGGAGGTTCAGCAGCAGTCCGCCGTCGCGGTGGTGTCGTGGCCCTGCCGGGCCGGGGGCGGGTCGATTCTGGCGAGGGTGTGGTCGAGTTCGGTGGCGGCGCCCAGGCGGTGGAAGGCCTGGGCGCAGTCACGGAACAGCCGTGCCGCTTCGGCGGGCTGACTGTGCTGGACGAGGTTGGCCCGGTGGTATTCGGCGCGCCAGGCGATCCGTTCTTCGCCGGTGTTCAGTGCGGCGGCGCGCAGGGTGGTGTAGGTGTCGATGAGCTGGTCGATGTCGAAGGTGGGTTCGATGAGCGGGAGAACGAAGTCGGTCATGGCCGCGGCACGGCGGACCCAGCCGTAGCGGCATGCCCATTTCACCGTGATCATGATCTGGCGCCGTTCCGCGGACGCGCAGGCGCCCACGGTTCGCTCGACCCGGTCGGCAGGGTCGTTCATCGTCGAGCACTTACGTTCCAAAAGACGAGCCCAGCACGGATCTTCGGGCCTCGGCCAGCACCACCCGTACCGTTTCGCGATCGAGCCGGGGCGGCTCGACGTAGCCGCCTGCGGCGACGATCACCGTCGCGACGTCGTGCAGCTTGACATTCGTATGCTGGGAGATCGTCTTCAATGCCGCGAACGCCTGCTCCGCAGACCAGCCCCGTAACAACATCAACATCCCCTTGGCCTGTTCGATCACCGGCAAGGTCTCCAGCGCCCGGCGCAGCTGGTCCCGCTCGACCGAAGGATCCTTCGTCTCCTCGTGTGCACTCACGATTTTCCACTACATCCGTTTTCGGTCTACTGCCGCGTTAGGCGTCAGTTTCGACGGGCTATCCCCTCGCGACGAAGTGGGCGTTCCAGACCAGCGCGCGACCGAGGTTGATCAGGCGGACTCGCTTCCGTTGATCCCAGGCCGTTTGCGGCGGCGAGCGTGGGAGGGCGGGGATACGCCTGTTGCATTGTGTCGAGTGCGGCGCTGATGTCGTGTCCATGTCCCACGGCTCCACCGGGCGCCCCGCAGCGGACCTGGCATGGTGCTGCTACGTCGCCACTTCGGTCCAGGTCGGCATGCCGCGCAGTGTGGAGGAGGCGGCGAGGGCGGGTCGGGGCGTGCCGTCGAAGGGCTCGTAATAGGTAGTGTCGTCGGGCAGGACGTACCAGCGGCTGCCGCCCAGGGACGGTTTCTCGGCGACTTCGTACATGGTCGCCGGTCAGGTCGGGCTCGTCCACTGCGCCTCCAGATCACTCATACGGCCTAGTGTGTCATCAGGTCGAGTCAATCATGTCACTACCTGCCGGGGGTCACTGGTCGGCCGTGGCGGGTTCACTACCTGGTGTTATGTCAGCCACTCGGCTTGACGGCAGACCGCCCGAGGGGTCAGGATCATCGACAAAGTTCGTGCGTATGTTCGAGTGATTTGTCGCTGGCTTCCCCCACGGCAGAGCGTGGGTGGTGTGGAGCTGGTGTGGCGTTCAACAATCCTGCTGTCCCGTGGTCGGAGATCGCCCGTGTGGCCTCCGGCCAGCCGGATGTCCACGGTGACGGGAGCGATTCGCCCGCCTGGTCGCGTAAGCGCGAGGGCTATGCCGGGGCGCCGGCGGATCTGCGGGCAGCGTGGTGACAGCCCGCAGTTCATTCCGGTCCTGGCCGGGATTCGGGTGCCTCGGCCGGCCGGTGGCCGGCCGCGCACGCGTCCTGATCGGGTGCTGGCGGATAAGGCCTACACCTCGAAGGCCAACCGAGCGCACCCGCGCAAGCGTGGGATCCGGGCGACCATTCCGAGCAAGGCCGATCAGGACGCGCACCGCAAGACGAAGGGGTCGAAGGGCGGGCGGCCACCGGCTTTCGACCCCGAGATCTACACACAGCGCCACGCCGTGGAATGCGGCATCAACCGGCTCAAACGCCACCGCGCCGTGGCCACCCGCTACGACAAACTCACCGTCCGCTACGAAGCCACGGTCCAGCTCGCCGCGATCAACGAATGGCTCTGACAGACTTCGATACAGGCCCTAGGCGCGGCATGAGCGAGTCGGAGCGGCAGCACGTTCAGGCTCGGGTGAGGGCGGCGATGGACGCGCAGGTCCTCAACGAGGGGCGGCACCAGGGCGGCCGCGCGCCGTACGGCTACGTGGTCGTGGATGGCGGCCCTCATCCGAATCCCAGGAAGGCTGCGGAGGGTTTCCGGCTGCGGGTGCTCGCGATCGATGAGCCTGCTGCCGAGGTCGTGCGGCGGATCTTCGCCGAGTACCTCGACGGGAAGGGTGATCGCGCGATCGCGAACGGGCTCAATCTCGATGGGATTCCGTGCCCTTCTGCTCGGCGGCCGGAGCAGAACCGGCATCGGCTTGCCGACGGATGGCAGGGCAGCACGACGCGATCGATTTTGGAGAATCCGCGCTACACCGGGTACGCCATCTTCGGCCGGTGGGCCAAGCACGAGACGCTCCTGAATCCTGACGACGTCGGTGCCGGGCATGTGGTCCGGTTCCGGCGCGCGGCACCTGACCGCATTGTGCGCTCACGGCAGTCGGCGCATCCGAAGATCGTTTCTCTTGAGGACTTCACGCAGGCCCAGCTCATGCGCCGGTCGCGGGCTGCCGGTGGACTGCGCGGCATCGCGAAGCTGGAGCGCGACCGGCCCGCTGTCAAGCACACGTACCTGCTGAAAGGGCTAGTGCGCTGTGACATCTGCGCTCGGAGGATGCAGGGTGCGGTGATTCGTAAGGGCATCTACTACCGGTGCATCGCGCGGACGATGGCGCCAGGGTCGCCGGTGCTGGCCGATCATCCGAAGACGGTGAACCTTCGCGAGGACGTCGTGATCCCGCCGCTCAATGCCTGGCTGTGCCAAGTGTTCGACCCGGACAACCGCGACGGGACTGTGGCCGCGATGGTCGGAGCCCAGCCGGGTGGGTCGGGAACGGGACGCGAGGCTGTTGAGAAGCGGTTGAAGGACGCAGAGGCACGGTTGCGACGGCATCAGGCGGCGATTGAGGCCGGTGTGGATCCGGCGGCGCTCGTGGACGCGATGAACCTTGCTCAGGCGGAGCGCCAAGCGGCACGAGAGGAACTGGAGAACCTACCTGAGTTCGCGAGAATCGACGCGGCAGAGGTGTACGCCATGTTGGACTCGCTGGGTGATGTCGAGCGGGCGCTCAACTCGCGGAAGCCGGACCGCATCACGCAGGTCTACCGGGATCTCGGGCTGCAAGTGCTCTACGACAACAAAAAAGAGGCGGTCGTAGTGACCGCCTCTCCACGTGTGGATAACGTGTGTGTCCGAGGGGGGACTTGAACCCCCACGTCCGTTAAGGACACTAGCACCTCAAGCTAGCGCGTCTGCCATTCCGCCACTCGGACTTGCTGATGTGAGAAGAGTATACGTCGCTGGGGAGGCCTCGATCAGGGGGGTCCGTATCGTCACGCAGACCTACATTGAGACGATGATCGGTTACCCTCTGACAGCTTTCGCAGCTCCGACGCAGGACAAAGGCCTGAAGTGCGAAGCGTGACGGCTGGTAGCGCGGAGCGACTGGCCGAGGTGGGCGGCAGGGGAATCAAACCTCCTCACCAGGCGCTACAGGTGCTGTGAAAAAGATTGGTTTCCTGTCCTTCGGCCACTGGTCGGAGAGTGCGCATTCCGAGACCCGGTCCGCCGCCGACTTCCTGCATCAGTCGATCGACCTGGCGGTGGCGGCCGAGGAGCTCGGCGTGGACGGCGCGTACTTCCGTGTGCATCACTTCGCGCGGCAGGCGGGCAGTCCGTTTCCGTTGCTGTCGGCGATCGGCGCGAAGACTTCGAAGATCGAGATCGGGACCGGCGTGATCGACATGCGCTACGAGAACCCGATGTACATGGCCGAGGAGGCGGGCGCGACCGACCTCATTGCCGGGGGCAGGCTCCAGCTGGGGGTCAGCCGGGGATCCCCGGAGCAGGTGATCGACGGGTGGCGGTATTTCGGTTACGGGCCCGCGGAGGGGCAGACCGCCGCGGACATGGCCCGGCAGCGCACCGAGGTCTTCCTCAAGCTGCTCGACGGCGAGGGCTTCGCCCAGCCGAATCCGCGGCCGATGTTCCCCAACCCGCCGGGGCTGCTGCGGCTCGAGCCGTACTCGGCGGGGTTGCGCGAGCGGATCTGGTGGGGTTCCGGTTCGAACGCGACCGCGGTGTGGGCGGCCGAGCAGGGGATGAACCTGCAGAGTTCCACGCTCAAGGACGACGAGACGGGCGAGCCGCTGCACGTTCAGCAGCGCAAGCAGATCGAGGCCTACCGCCAAGCCTGGAGGGAGGCCGGTCACGCGCGGGAGCCGCGGGTGTCGGTCAGCCGCAGTGTCTTCGCGTTGACCAACGACCTCGACCGCGCCTACTTCGGCCGCGATCGGAATTCGCGGGACCAGGTTGGCATGATCGACGAGACGACCAGGGCCATCTTCGGGCGGTCCTATGCCGCGGAGCCGGATGAGCTGGTGCGGGCGCTCAAGGAGGACGAGGCGATCGAGGCCGCGGACACCTTGTTGCTGACCATTCCGAATCAGCTCGGTGTCGAGTACAACGCGCACGTGCTGGAGAGCATCCTCACCCACGTGGCGCCGGAGCTCGGCTGGCGCTGAGAATGCGCGGTTCGGCGGATGGGCCGGGGCGCCTCGCTCGTTACGATCGGGGGATCCCCGGCCATCGGAGGGTCCCATGAGACTGCCCCGATTCCCCTTCCTTTCCGGCCTCGCCCTGGTCTTCTGCCTGGCCCTGCCGCCGACGGCGCAAGCGAGCGCGCCGGCCCCGCTCGGTGGCGGGAGCGTGTTGCAGACCGGTGCCTCGTCCCGGTGCACGGCGGGATTCGCCGCCGTCTCCGGGAACACCGGCTACCTGATCGCGAGTTCCGTCTGCGGCAGGCCCGGCGACACCGTCCGCAGCGCGGGCCGCGTCGTCGGGGTGGTCGCGGCGGCCCAGTCTCCGCCGACGGGCGCGATCGTCATCCGGATCACCAACACGACCGACTGGCGGCTGGTGGGCTCGATCCCGCCCACCGACAGCCGGGTGACGATCACCGGATCGGTCGAAGCGCCGGTTGGCGCGTCGGTGTGCAGGTATGGCACGACCACCGGCTGGCGCTGCGGGATCATCCAGGCGAAGAACGTGTCGATCACTTCCCCCGAGGGAACGCTGACCGGCCTGACCCGCACTTCCGTCTGCGCCGAGCCGGGTGACAACGGCGGGCCGTTCGTCAGCGGGACGCAGGCGCAGGGGGTACTGGTCGGCGGCAGCGGGAACTGCTCCAGCGGCGGCACCAGCTACTTCTTCCCCGTCAACCGCGTCCTGGCGGCCTATGGGCTGACGATTCTCACCGGAACCTAGGACAGCAGGGGAGAGGGTAGTGCCGCGTGAACGCCGGCGTGATCGTCACCTGGGCTTTCCCGGCGGCGGCGAAGATCGTCTGGTGTCCGGGGGCGAGTTCGCCGGCTTCGGCGTTCAGCGCGGCGTAGGCGTGGTCAGCGCCGGGAACGGCGGGCGTCCTGGCGGCAACGTGAATCGCGCCAGGTATCCGGCCGGGACAGGGGCGACGTGTGGCGCCCTCGCCGGCTTGTCCAAGCCTGGCTGGTGCGGGCTCGAGTCCGAAGTGGACGCCGAAGACCGCCTTCGCCACAGGACACCGTTGGTCCGACATGCTCGCCGTCTGGCAGACCGCCGACGAGATCGAACTGTTCGAATCCGGTTGGGCTTTCGATCACTTTTCTCGGATTCGACCGGTCGTGCCTCGAAGGGTGGGTGGCCCTCACCGCGCTCGCGCAGGCCATGAAACGGCTTCGCCTTGGCACGCTGGTCAGCGGGATCCACTACCGGCACCCCGCGCTTCTCGCGAACATGGCCGCGACACCGGACATCGTTTCCGGCGGCCGCTTGGAGATCGGCGCGGGCTGGAACGAGGAGGAATCCGGCGCGTACGGCATGCTGGCCTGGGAGACCACCACATTCCGGGATGAGCACTACCAGCTGACCGACGCCCGGTGTGAACCCAAGGGCGTGCAGAAGCCGCATCCGCCGATCTGCATCGGCGGCAGCGGCGAGAAGCGGACCTTGCGCACGGCCGCGAGGTACTGCACCGGCACTGCGCGGACATCGGCCGGGAGCCGAGCGAGATCACCTTGTCCTCGCACGTCCGCCTCGGCAAGGACGGCGACTACGCCCAGGTCGCCGCCGACGTCGAGGCACTCGGCGAAGCGGGTCTCGACCTGGCGATCACCTACCTGCCGCCGCCGCACACGCCCGCCGTGCCGGAGCCGCTCGCGAAGGTGCTCAAGCCGCTGCGCTGAGGTCTCGAAGGCCGGCCGGGGAACGGCGGCCCGTTGCGGAACCGGCAGGTCCCGCTATACGATGACAGAACTAGAACAGGTTGCAGTTCTGTCCGGTGGGCGGACCGAGGAGCGGACATGGCGAACAGGGCTGCGCGCGGCGACGAGGCCGACTACGTGGTCGTCGGGTCGGGCAGCTCGGGTGCCGCGATCGCGGGCAGGTTGGCGGAGTCCGGGGCCAGCGTGATCGTGCTCGAAGCGGGGAAGAGCGACGACAGGATGCTCGTCAAGAAGCCGGGGCTGGTCGGCCCGATGCACGCCGTGCCCCGGCTCAAGAAACCCTTCGACTGGGGCTACTACTCGGTGCCGCAGAAACATGTTCTCGATCGGCGGATGCCGGTACCGCGCGGCAAGGTGGTCGGCGGCTCCAGTTCCATCAACGGCATGGTCTACGTGCGCGGCAACCGCGCGAACTTCGACTTCTGGGCCGCCGAGGGCAACAAGGGCTGGGACGCCGACAGCGTCAATGCCGCGTACAAGCGGATGGAGGACTTCGAGGACGGCGAGACCGAGTTCCGGGGCTCGGGCGGTCCGATCCGGGTCACCCGCAACAAGACCCCGCAGGAGGGCACGCTCCAGTTCCTCCAGGCGACCGCCGAGGCGATCGGCTGCGAGATCCTCGACGACTACAACGCCGAATCCCAAGAGGGCGTCAGCCTGATGCAGCAGAACACCGCCGACGGCCTGCGCTACAGCGCCTCGCGCGGCTACATCCACCATCTCGCGCCCGCCACGCTGCGGGTCCAGTCCGGCGTGCTGGCGAAGAAGGTGCTCATCGAGAACGGCCGTGCCGTCGGTGTCGAGGTCGTCGACGCGAACAGGGGACAGCGAACGCTGCGCGCGGGCAAGGAGGTCGTCCTCTCGGCAGGTTTCGTCGGGACCGCACACCTGCTGATGTTGTCCGGGATCGGCCACGCCGAGCACCTCAAGGAGCACGGTATCGACGTCGTCGCGGATCTGCCGGTCGGCGACAACCTGCACGACCACATGTTCCACGCGCTGACCTTCCGCGCGTCGTCGAGCAAGAACAGGGGCACGCCACCGTACTTCGCGCGCGGCCTCGTCAGCGAGCTGATGCGGCCCGGCACGACGTTCCTGGCGAACTCGGTCTTCGAGGCGGTCGCCTTTCTCAAGACCTCCCAGGCCGCCGAGGTGCCCGACCTCCAGCTGCACCTCCTTCCGTGGGCCTACGTGACGCCCAACCAGGACGCGCCGATCCGGCACGACGTCGACAAGCGGCCCGCGCTCACCGTGCTGACCACGCTGATCTACCCGAAGAGCCGCGGCACGCTGCGGCTCGCCTCGGCCGATCCCACGGTGGCGCCGCTCATCGACCCCCGGTACCTGTCCGATCCGGCCGATCTCGAAGTGCTCGGCGAGGGCTCGGAGATGGTCCGCGAGATCTTCGGCTCGAAGGCCTTCAACGGCTCGATCAAGGAAGAACTCCACCCCGGCACGGGGCTGCGTGGCCAGGAGCTGCGCGACGCGATCCTGAATCGCGCGACGTCGGTCTACCACGGCGTCGGCACCTGCCGGATGGGTGTCGACGAACTCGCGGTCGTCGGTCCCGACCTCAAGGTCCGCGGGGTCGACGGCCTGCGGGTCTGCGACGCCTCGATCATGCCGTCGATCACCGGCGGCAACACCAACGCGCCCGCCATCATGATCGGCGAAATGGGCGCGCAGCTCGTTCTTTCGGACAACTGACGGAAAGAGGGTCATGACCGTCACACCGCTCGCGCTCACCCGTCCGGCGTCGGTGACCGACGCGTTCCTGCGGCGGCTGGCCGCCCGAGTGCCGGGCTCGTCCGGCGCGACCTGGAAGCTCACCGAGGTCTACACCGGCGACGTGCTCGTCGAGCTGCCCCAGTCGACACCCTCGGACATCGAGCAGGCGTTCGTCACGGCGCGCGCCGCGCAGGAGAAGTGGGCCGCCACCCCGGTCAAACGGCGGCTGGAGGTGTTCAACCGGGCGCACACGCTCATCGTCGACAACGCGCCGGCCGTCGCCGACCTCATCCAGGTCGAGAGCGGAAAGAACCGGCGGATGGCGATCGAGGAGACCTGTGATCCGGCGATG encodes the following:
- a CDS encoding molybdopterin-dependent oxidoreductase, yielding MERRMSVATHWGSFVAVVDSGRLIRIEPRPDDPAPSPIGPGMVTAADDSARVLRPAVRKGWLNGEPRAHGTARGTDAFVEVSWDQAITLVSDELRRVRSQHGDSAVFGGSYGWASAGRFHHAQGQLHRFLALGGGYTDSRNTYSTAALEVILPHVIGGHPWSYQSRMPMWDEIAGNCELVVAFGGLALKNSQINPGGLARHQTRDLQRRCREAGVRFVNISPIRSDTAGFLDAEWLPVIPNTDTAAMLGIAHTILVNGWHDEDFLSRCCVGFDRFASYLVGELDGIRKDAAWAAKISGIGRDAITDLARRLTTQRSLIMVNYAVQRADHGEQPIWMSVVLAAMAGSIGRPGCGWGAGHATMDATGVAPDRPFVATIPAVPNPVPDFIPVARIADTLLHPGEVIDYDGSRLTMPELRLIYWCGGNPFHHHQDLHRLTRAWQIPDTVVVHEAWWNTTAKLADIVLPVATSLERDDFAAGFSDPHLVAMPKVREPAGESRTDHHIFTALASQLGYEKEFTESRSEIEWVRHLYEQTRAHLGDTAALPAFDDFWRSSTAALPASTGPFPGNFEALRSDPQRFPLPTPSGRIEIFSEEIDSFGYDDCAGHPKWFEPVEWLRADLSDRFPLHLISNQPASRLHSQYDNGGHSRASKIRNREPVTINPSDAAARGIESGMIVRVHNDRGSCLAGAVLSDDVMPGVVQLSTGAWWDPVQPGLSGTLDRHGNPNALTADRPCSRLSQGPSANSALVDVEPYDGTLPDVLAFAPPNFAPPS
- a CDS encoding EF-hand domain-containing protein; this encodes MTGIRDLKYRQWFRGADVDGDGVITCQDVRLMGERYVAARDAAQQPATARRLVEGLEAFWTNVIAPMDQDGDGKVDLREMTEGFQRALADPALYPQQVGPVADCYFDLIDLDGDDKVDLKEFTEIFGLTGNVSSQDCAAVFNALDLDGSGGLDRAEYHRAVAEFFFGDDPDAPAVHLFGRITA
- a CDS encoding peptidase inhibitor family I36 protein, coding for MSKFSYRVARVMTVMAGCVVMVMGLTSVASAAPAARNGRCEDGEFCLNYNLNLSGAVSDFVTSIRNYGSTQPTCYEFIGPGAGAGQCLKNKAKSAQNRSSRPVTVYFNSDYGGDSEGFAPGAARNLKPALRNNVASHRFG
- a CDS encoding ANTAR domain-containing protein; the encoded protein is MSAHEETKDPSVERDQLRRALETLPVIEQAKGMLMLLRGWSAEQAFAALKTISQHTNVKLHDVATVIVAAGGYVEPPRLDRETVRVVLAEARRSVLGSSFGT
- a CDS encoding recombinase family protein; translation: MDAQVLNEGRHQGGRAPYGYVVVDGGPHPNPRKAAEGFRLRVLAIDEPAAEVVRRIFAEYLDGKGDRAIANGLNLDGIPCPSARRPEQNRHRLADGWQGSTTRSILENPRYTGYAIFGRWAKHETLLNPDDVGAGHVVRFRRAAPDRIVRSRQSAHPKIVSLEDFTQAQLMRRSRAAGGLRGIAKLERDRPAVKHTYLLKGLVRCDICARRMQGAVIRKGIYYRCIARTMAPGSPVLADHPKTVNLREDVVIPPLNAWLCQVFDPDNRDGTVAAMVGAQPGGSGTGREAVEKRLKDAEARLRRHQAAIEAGVDPAALVDAMNLAQAERQAAREELENLPEFARIDAAEVYAMLDSLGDVERALNSRKPDRITQVYRDLGLQVLYDNKKEAVVVTASPRVDNVCVRGGT
- a CDS encoding LLM class flavin-dependent oxidoreductase, whose product is MKKIGFLSFGHWSESAHSETRSAADFLHQSIDLAVAAEELGVDGAYFRVHHFARQAGSPFPLLSAIGAKTSKIEIGTGVIDMRYENPMYMAEEAGATDLIAGGRLQLGVSRGSPEQVIDGWRYFGYGPAEGQTAADMARQRTEVFLKLLDGEGFAQPNPRPMFPNPPGLLRLEPYSAGLRERIWWGSGSNATAVWAAEQGMNLQSSTLKDDETGEPLHVQQRKQIEAYRQAWREAGHAREPRVSVSRSVFALTNDLDRAYFGRDRNSRDQVGMIDETTRAIFGRSYAAEPDELVRALKEDEAIEAADTLLLTIPNQLGVEYNAHVLESILTHVAPELGWR
- a CDS encoding S1 family peptidase, yielding MRLPRFPFLSGLALVFCLALPPTAQASAPAPLGGGSVLQTGASSRCTAGFAAVSGNTGYLIASSVCGRPGDTVRSAGRVVGVVAAAQSPPTGAIVIRITNTTDWRLVGSIPPTDSRVTITGSVEAPVGASVCRYGTTTGWRCGIIQAKNVSITSPEGTLTGLTRTSVCAEPGDNGGPFVSGTQAQGVLVGGSGNCSSGGTSYFFPVNRVLAAYGLTILTGT
- a CDS encoding GMC family oxidoreductase N-terminal domain-containing protein, with amino-acid sequence MANRAARGDEADYVVVGSGSSGAAIAGRLAESGASVIVLEAGKSDDRMLVKKPGLVGPMHAVPRLKKPFDWGYYSVPQKHVLDRRMPVPRGKVVGGSSSINGMVYVRGNRANFDFWAAEGNKGWDADSVNAAYKRMEDFEDGETEFRGSGGPIRVTRNKTPQEGTLQFLQATAEAIGCEILDDYNAESQEGVSLMQQNTADGLRYSASRGYIHHLAPATLRVQSGVLAKKVLIENGRAVGVEVVDANRGQRTLRAGKEVVLSAGFVGTAHLLMLSGIGHAEHLKEHGIDVVADLPVGDNLHDHMFHALTFRASSSKNRGTPPYFARGLVSELMRPGTTFLANSVFEAVAFLKTSQAAEVPDLQLHLLPWAYVTPNQDAPIRHDVDKRPALTVLTTLIYPKSRGTLRLASADPTVAPLIDPRYLSDPADLEVLGEGSEMVREIFGSKAFNGSIKEELHPGTGLRGQELRDAILNRATSVYHGVGTCRMGVDELAVVGPDLKVRGVDGLRVCDASIMPSITGGNTNAPAIMIGEMGAQLVLSDN